The Pogona vitticeps strain Pit_001003342236 chromosome 6, PviZW2.1, whole genome shotgun sequence genome contains a region encoding:
- the LOC110088847 gene encoding vasoactive intestinal polypeptide receptor 1, with translation MVFDLVHAPGNNQKSSLAQREGVDHSLGNSRQPCPVKEKVASIHPECKILQQIMEDEAHCLEKNESLVPGFEGCPGIWDGLSCWPKAMFGEVVMIPCPGFFQEITNIRGLLHRNCTRGTYWSEPFPPYSIACGFEEDMTKDPEDQKSYYLTFWHIYTTGYATSLASLMTALLIFTVFRKFHCTRNYIHMHLFLSFILRAVAVFIKDAVLFSDDSVDHCLVSTVTCKAAVAFFQLSILANFFWLLVEGMYLQTLLVLTFVPDKQYGWRFVLIGWGAPVITSSTWILARIYRQNTGCWDDEEENVVVLWIIKGPILLTVLMNFAIFLNVIRILVQKLKSSETRARPTKHFARLAKSTLLLIPLFGAHYVIFAFFPESIGMVARLYIELGLGSFQGFVVALLYCFLNGEVQAEFKKRLRKWHYQRYLSFTRKHRSVSQDTSPTNYVTQLSLLDRISPQRSIGPNDLSSV, from the exons GTTGCTTCAATCCATCCAGAGTGTAAAATACTTCAACAGATTATGGAAGATGAAGCTCACTGTTTGGAGAAAAACGAATCACTGGTTCCAGGTTTTGAAG GGTGCCCAGGAATCTGGGACGGACTGAGTTGCTGGCCCAAAGCCATGTTCGGGGAAGTGGTCATGATCCCATGTCCAGGATTTTTCCAAGAAATCACCAACATACGTG GGCTGTTGCACAGAAATTGCACCCGAGGCACATACTGGTCAGAGCCATTCCCACCATATTCCATTGCCTGCGGATTTGAAGAAGACATGACAAAGGACCCAGAAGATCAG AAATCGTACTATTTGACATTCTGGCATATCTACACAACAGGCTATGCAACGTCTCTGGCTTCCCTCATGACTGCTCTTCTCATCTTTACCGTCTTCCG GAAATTCCATTGTACTCGGAATTATATCCACATGCATTTGTTTCTCTCGTTCATCTTGAGGGCGGTGGCCGTCTTCATCAAGGATGCCGTCCTGTTCTCCGACGACAGCGTGGACCACTGTCTGGTGTCTACG GTGACGTGCAAAGCAGCGGTGGCTTTCTTCCAGTTGAGCATCTTAGCCAATTTTTTCTGGTTGCTGGTGGAAGGCATGTATCTACAGACCTTGCTGGTGCTGACGTTCGTCCCCGACAAGCAGTACGGCTGGAGATTCGTCCTGATCGGCTGGG GAGCACCAGTGATCACATCATCCACATGGATCCTGGCTAGGATTTACAGGCAGAATACtgg ATGCTGGGATGATGAGGAAGAGAACGTGGTCGTGCTGTGGATCATCAAGGGACCCATCCTATTAACAGTTTTA ATGAACTTCGCCATCTTTTTGAACGTCATCCGCATTTTGGTGCAGAAATTAAAATCTTCAGAAACTAGAGCAAGGCCCACGAAGCATTTCGC GAGGTTGGCCAAATCCACTCTCCTCCTCATCCCCCTCTTTGGGGCACACTACGTCATCTTCGCCTTCTTCCCAGAGAGCATTGGGATGGTGGCCAGACTGTACATTGAACTCGGCCTGGGCTCTTTTCAG ggatttgTGGTTGCCCTCCTCTACTGCTTCTTAAACGGAGAG GTTCAGGCTGAGTTCAAGAAGCGGCTACGTAAGTGGCACTACCAACGCTACCTCAGCTTCACCCGGAAGCACCGAAGCGTCTCCCAGGACACCAGCCCCACCAATTATGTCACACAGTTGTCTCTGCTGGACAGGATCAGCCCCCAACGGAGCATTGGCCCAAATGATCTCTCCTCTGTCTGA